One window from the genome of Leptospira broomii serovar Hurstbridge str. 5399 encodes:
- a CDS encoding serine hydrolase domain-containing protein — translation MRFKIFITIFSLIAFSNCSALALGWVKLPDGVNWEHPGTLDRTPAEGFPVHFPEEAGMDSKPLVELSQKLRKEKTEVRSLLILKDRNLIWERYAGGISRNHNHNMYSVTKSMLSFLLGICYSNSCGVNLDESLARAEENLPGILPSELAGKESIRLKDALRMSSGMGWDSFPRKEEIRTDADPLAVAWEPPVSSPPGSKFEYSNGDSQLAAGYLEAKTGKSLYEYAKNTAFSWLGIRGEEWYTSSSGRQTGGFGLRLRAIDMAKLGQLYLEGGKWYGKQILRPEWIAWTLEPGVEHRYGLHWWLHEFEGKSTFMATGKGGQFIYVIPHRKIVIVITSAIWDKPSDVLLTSVLESVKASIQSRDKQVTREKEEAVLRELKLARKSSLDPKLKDGADETKLAIQPGHQPSHP, via the coding sequence TTGCGTTTTAAGATTTTCATAACGATATTCTCTCTAATTGCTTTTTCGAATTGTAGCGCCCTTGCTTTGGGTTGGGTAAAGCTTCCTGACGGAGTTAATTGGGAACACCCAGGAACGCTAGATAGAACTCCCGCCGAAGGTTTTCCGGTGCATTTTCCCGAGGAAGCGGGAATGGATTCCAAGCCATTAGTCGAACTTTCTCAAAAGTTGAGAAAGGAAAAAACCGAAGTTCGTTCCTTGCTAATTCTCAAAGACAGAAATCTTATATGGGAAAGATATGCAGGCGGAATATCTCGAAATCATAATCATAATATGTATTCGGTAACCAAGTCCATGCTCTCTTTTCTGCTCGGTATCTGCTACAGCAACTCCTGCGGAGTGAATCTAGATGAGAGTTTGGCGAGAGCGGAAGAAAACCTTCCCGGAATTCTTCCATCCGAGTTGGCTGGAAAGGAATCCATCAGGTTAAAGGATGCGCTTCGAATGAGTTCCGGAATGGGTTGGGATTCATTTCCTAGGAAAGAAGAGATTCGAACGGATGCCGATCCGTTAGCAGTCGCTTGGGAACCACCGGTATCTTCGCCGCCGGGATCTAAATTCGAATATTCCAACGGAGATTCGCAACTTGCCGCAGGTTATTTGGAAGCAAAGACCGGTAAGAGTCTATATGAATATGCAAAGAATACAGCGTTCTCCTGGTTGGGGATTCGGGGAGAGGAATGGTATACTTCTTCCTCGGGACGTCAAACAGGAGGATTCGGCCTAAGATTGAGAGCGATCGACATGGCTAAACTGGGACAACTGTATTTAGAAGGCGGCAAATGGTACGGGAAACAGATCCTACGTCCCGAATGGATCGCCTGGACTCTGGAGCCGGGAGTGGAACATCGCTACGGGTTGCATTGGTGGCTTCATGAATTCGAAGGTAAGTCGACGTTTATGGCCACCGGAAAGGGCGGACAATTTATCTATGTGATCCCTCACAGGAAAATCGTCATCGTAATCACGTCCGCGATTTGGGATAAGCCTTCCGATGTACTTCTTACATCCGTATTGGAATCGGTTAAAGCTTCCATACAATCCCGGGATAAACAAGTGACTCGAGAAAAAGAGGAAGCGGTTCTGAGGGAATTGAAACTGGCCCGTAAATCATCTTTGGATCCAAAACTAAAAGACGGGGCGGATGAAACCAAATTGGCCATTCAGCCGGGGCATCAACCCTCTCACCCATAA
- a CDS encoding LIC_10730 family protein: protein MKRNRLKSGVMSSLVSLKGKRVFLLATFLFSLSHCFFAVDWSRGAGPKGKERAVLQNVPDVDEANLSHEELKKAGKKPTFKSEEERRLFEVMSAEGGDSKTAKNCTVLYNSCKDKCWKEFPIPSVETVFTAISVDRKRWNCVGTCQNVCNHFDPSSSGGSMPNSGKGNYANPNAPRY from the coding sequence ATGAAGCGAAATAGATTAAAGTCTGGAGTCATGTCTTCCCTAGTCTCACTTAAGGGTAAGAGAGTTTTTCTGCTCGCAACCTTCCTTTTCTCGCTCTCCCACTGCTTTTTCGCCGTTGATTGGAGCAGAGGTGCCGGACCGAAAGGAAAAGAAAGGGCTGTTCTACAAAATGTTCCCGATGTGGACGAGGCAAATCTTTCGCACGAAGAACTTAAGAAAGCGGGAAAGAAGCCGACCTTTAAAAGCGAAGAAGAAAGGCGATTATTCGAAGTGATGTCGGCCGAGGGCGGAGATTCGAAGACCGCAAAAAATTGCACGGTTCTGTATAATAGCTGTAAAGATAAGTGCTGGAAGGAATTTCCGATTCCTAGTGTCGAAACCGTTTTTACTGCGATCTCCGTAGATAGAAAAAGATGGAACTGTGTAGGGACATGCCAGAACGTTTGCAACCACTTTGATCCGTCCTCGTCGGGCGGTTCCATGCCGAACTCCGGAAAGGGAAATTACGCAAATCCAAATGCACCTAGATATTAA
- the cutA gene encoding divalent-cation tolerance protein CutA, translating to MASQEILVFTTLADRDLAEEYIAEMLQQGIIVSGTIFPEVALLYQWEGKLTIDSENKLLLKAKAENYPAIEEFIMKKHPYLAPEIIRMDVSFGSDKFKSFIKEKIAKGG from the coding sequence ATGGCATCCCAAGAAATTCTCGTTTTTACTACACTAGCTGACCGCGATTTGGCCGAAGAGTATATCGCCGAAATGCTCCAGCAAGGAATTATCGTTAGCGGTACGATTTTTCCGGAAGTCGCACTTCTTTATCAATGGGAAGGGAAACTAACGATCGATTCGGAGAATAAACTTCTATTAAAGGCCAAGGCCGAGAATTATCCTGCGATCGAAGAATTCATTATGAAAAAACACCCTTATTTGGCTCCAGAAATCATACGTATGGACGTAAGCTTCGGTTCCGATAAGTTTAAATCCTTTATAAAAGAAAAGATCGCCAAAGGCGGTTGA
- a CDS encoding SBBP repeat-containing protein — protein MKYLWRARLDIRFLFIFASIPLCLDCAIHRHNDCDHSTTMFELGTVLKATTGRTISGCIPPHDNLGILDYARLLGIGGASTQSYGIAIDSTGNIYIAGITNGNLGGQTFTGATGGANNNLFLSRYDSQGNRLWTRLLGASAADTEALAVTTDSAGGIYLTGKTTGSIGGQAAPAGTGMFTAKYDLNGNLLWTRVITSIVGYYATSYGIGADALGNIYSGGFTNNTFDSHPLITGGAADSYVVKYDSNGNELTSWVFGGPANVYGFGFAANSFGNIHATGYTQGNLFGQTFIGSSPNKNFFLVKFDTNGNQLWTQLLGSVSAGTEAYGYGITVDAFGNIYTAGNANVSIGGQVYSGGGLTYYDLLVTKYDPNGNLLWVRMLGTPGGNVKGNSITVDFLGNVYATGFTSASLDGQPFSGGTYDLFVVKYDANGNKKWTKLLGAGANTNATGISVDFPGNVYGTGYTSASLLGQPYSGGTDDSFLIKYE, from the coding sequence ATGAAGTATTTATGGCGAGCTAGATTAGATATTCGATTTTTATTTATCTTTGCAAGTATCCCCCTATGTCTCGATTGCGCGATCCATAGGCATAACGATTGTGACCATTCCACTACGATGTTCGAATTGGGAACCGTTTTGAAAGCAACGACGGGACGAACTATATCCGGATGTATACCTCCTCACGATAACCTAGGAATTTTGGATTATGCGCGTTTGCTCGGGATCGGAGGAGCATCGACTCAGTCGTACGGAATCGCGATTGATTCCACAGGCAACATTTATATAGCCGGAATTACGAACGGAAATCTCGGCGGGCAAACATTTACGGGTGCGACCGGCGGCGCTAATAATAATTTATTTTTGTCTAGATACGATTCTCAGGGAAATCGTCTTTGGACAAGGTTACTCGGAGCTTCCGCTGCCGATACTGAAGCTTTGGCAGTTACGACGGATTCTGCCGGAGGCATTTATTTGACAGGAAAAACTACCGGCTCGATCGGGGGACAAGCGGCACCGGCCGGTACGGGGATGTTTACCGCCAAATACGATTTGAACGGGAATTTACTTTGGACCCGAGTCATCACTTCTATCGTAGGATATTACGCTACCTCTTACGGAATCGGAGCCGATGCCCTCGGAAATATCTATTCGGGCGGATTTACCAACAATACGTTCGACTCGCATCCTCTTATCACTGGTGGAGCAGCCGATTCTTACGTTGTGAAATATGACTCGAACGGAAATGAACTAACAAGCTGGGTATTCGGCGGGCCTGCAAACGTCTATGGATTCGGATTCGCCGCAAACTCGTTCGGGAATATTCACGCGACAGGTTATACCCAAGGGAATTTGTTCGGACAGACTTTCATCGGATCTTCTCCCAATAAAAACTTTTTTCTGGTTAAGTTTGATACGAACGGAAATCAACTCTGGACTCAACTTCTGGGTTCGGTTTCGGCGGGAACCGAGGCATACGGTTACGGTATCACCGTTGATGCATTCGGAAATATTTATACTGCCGGGAATGCAAACGTGAGTATCGGAGGTCAAGTGTATTCAGGCGGTGGTCTGACCTATTACGATCTTCTTGTGACCAAATACGATCCGAACGGGAACTTGCTTTGGGTCAGAATGTTGGGAACGCCCGGCGGGAATGTAAAAGGAAATTCGATAACGGTGGATTTTTTAGGCAATGTGTACGCGACCGGCTTTACGTCTGCATCTTTGGATGGACAGCCGTTTTCGGGTGGAACATACGATTTGTTCGTAGTAAAATACGACGCCAATGGAAATAAAAAATGGACAAAACTTTTAGGCGCCGGTGCTAATACGAATGCAACTGGTATTTCCGTCGATTTCCCTGGAAACGTGTATGGAACCGGCTATACAAGCGCCTCCTTACTCGGCCAACCATATTCCGGAGGCACCGACGATTCCTTTTTAATCAAATACGAATAG
- a CDS encoding rhomboid family intramembrane serine protease, with protein sequence MLTEITIGITAAFSLYALMGNPELLEKFLLRPFRDSREGRYYTLITSAFLHSDIFHLMFNMITLYFFGPAVEYTIGGLGFVGIYFTAILAASGVSFLKNKDNPAYGTLGASGGTSGIVFASVLFYPQSSIYMFLIPIPIPAPIFALAYLGYTYYASKKGQDGVNHDAHLYGALAGIAYAIFAKPDSVFKFFHYILAVFQ encoded by the coding sequence ATGCTGACCGAAATTACGATCGGAATCACTGCGGCTTTCAGTTTATACGCGTTAATGGGCAATCCGGAACTTCTGGAGAAGTTTTTATTGCGGCCGTTTCGGGATTCAAGGGAAGGGCGATACTATACGCTGATTACAAGCGCCTTCCTGCATTCTGATATTTTCCACTTGATGTTTAATATGATCACTCTGTATTTCTTCGGACCTGCCGTGGAATATACGATCGGCGGCTTAGGTTTTGTAGGAATTTATTTCACCGCAATTTTAGCCGCGAGCGGAGTATCTTTTCTCAAAAATAAGGACAATCCGGCTTACGGAACTTTGGGCGCATCCGGTGGAACTTCGGGAATCGTATTTGCCTCCGTCTTATTTTATCCGCAGTCCAGTATATATATGTTTTTGATTCCGATCCCGATACCGGCTCCGATTTTCGCATTAGCGTATCTCGGCTATACGTATTATGCTTCGAAAAAAGGACAGGACGGAGTGAATCACGACGCACATCTTTACGGAGCTTTGGCAGGAATTGCTTACGCAATTTTCGCTAAGCCGGATTCTGTATTTAAGTTTTTTCACTATATTCTTGCGGTATTCCAATGA
- the uvrB gene encoding excinuclease ABC subunit UvrB, giving the protein MPAIFKLQSPYKAAGDQIQAIEKIATSFEQGEEKVTLVGVTGSGKTFTMAEVIARLGLPTLILSHNKTLAAQLFREFKDFFPENAVEYFVSYYDYYQPEAYVPSSDVFIEKDMSVNEEIDKLRLRATSSLLERDDVIIVSSVSCIYGLGSPEEYMKSVVSLKKGDTIDRDQVIRQLLHIQYIRNDIDFSRGNFRVRGDSIEVYPAYHTDGIRIEFFGDEIDAITRIQTVTGQVIAKLDRCFIYPAKHFIMSSPMIKDAIEVIKNEMVEQEAKFNKENKFLEAQRIVSRTNYDMEMLQEMGYCNGIENYSRHLTGRKEGERPACLIDYFRGDFLLIVDESHVTIPQVGGMYAGDRARKQTLVDFGFRLPSALDNRPLNFPEFESLTPRTLYVSATPADYEMQKSKTIVEQIIRPTGLLDPVVEVRPTKNQVEDLLIEIRKRVDRDERVLVTTLTKKMSEDLTDYYKELGIKVSYLHSEVDTLERVEIIRDLRKGVYDVLVGINLLREGLDLPEVTLVAILDADKEGFLRNYKSLIQTIGRAARNINGTAVLYADKTTDSMEKAIGETRRRRTIQEEHNRKYRISPKTISKEINDMIDREQKEYTLEEAALESIEKQFKEKNFSSKEELKERLREEMLKAAKELDFERAAMLRDKMLSLKV; this is encoded by the coding sequence ATGCCTGCAATTTTTAAACTTCAATCCCCTTATAAAGCCGCAGGCGATCAAATTCAAGCTATCGAAAAAATTGCAACTTCCTTCGAACAGGGGGAGGAGAAAGTCACACTCGTGGGCGTGACCGGTTCTGGTAAGACGTTTACTATGGCGGAAGTAATTGCCAGATTGGGGTTGCCTACTCTGATACTTTCGCATAACAAAACATTGGCGGCGCAGCTATTCAGAGAATTTAAGGACTTCTTCCCTGAAAATGCCGTAGAATATTTCGTATCCTATTACGATTATTATCAACCGGAGGCGTACGTGCCTTCGTCGGATGTGTTCATCGAAAAGGACATGTCGGTGAACGAGGAAATAGATAAGCTTAGACTTCGGGCGACATCCTCGCTTTTGGAAAGGGACGATGTCATTATAGTAAGTTCGGTTTCCTGCATTTACGGATTGGGATCCCCCGAGGAATATATGAAATCCGTAGTTTCATTAAAAAAGGGAGATACGATCGATCGAGACCAGGTGATTCGTCAATTACTTCATATCCAGTATATCCGGAACGATATCGATTTTTCTAGAGGAAACTTTAGAGTACGGGGAGATTCTATCGAGGTGTACCCGGCATATCATACGGACGGGATTCGCATCGAATTCTTCGGGGACGAGATCGACGCAATTACCAGAATTCAGACGGTCACCGGGCAGGTCATCGCCAAACTCGATCGTTGCTTCATTTATCCTGCAAAGCACTTTATCATGTCTTCTCCGATGATAAAAGACGCAATCGAAGTCATAAAGAATGAAATGGTGGAGCAGGAAGCGAAGTTCAATAAGGAGAACAAATTTTTGGAAGCGCAACGCATCGTGTCCCGTACGAACTACGATATGGAAATGCTTCAGGAAATGGGGTATTGCAACGGAATCGAAAATTATTCCCGTCACTTAACTGGAAGAAAAGAGGGAGAACGACCTGCGTGCTTAATTGATTATTTTCGCGGAGATTTTTTGCTTATTGTCGACGAATCGCACGTAACCATTCCGCAGGTGGGTGGGATGTATGCAGGAGACCGAGCCAGGAAACAAACTCTGGTGGATTTCGGATTTAGATTACCTTCCGCGCTGGATAATCGCCCGTTAAATTTTCCCGAATTTGAAAGTTTAACTCCAAGAACCTTGTACGTATCCGCGACTCCTGCGGACTACGAGATGCAAAAAAGTAAGACGATCGTTGAACAAATCATTCGACCAACAGGATTATTGGATCCGGTTGTGGAAGTTCGCCCGACGAAAAATCAGGTCGAAGATCTTTTGATCGAGATTCGTAAACGAGTAGATCGCGATGAAAGGGTACTAGTAACGACTCTTACAAAAAAAATGTCGGAAGACCTAACGGACTATTATAAGGAACTCGGAATTAAGGTCTCTTATTTGCACTCCGAAGTGGACACTTTGGAGAGGGTCGAGATCATTCGAGATCTGCGGAAAGGGGTATACGACGTTCTCGTCGGAATCAATTTGCTTCGGGAAGGCTTGGATCTTCCGGAAGTGACGCTAGTCGCTATTTTGGACGCGGACAAGGAAGGATTTTTAAGAAATTATAAATCTCTAATACAAACTATCGGTCGGGCGGCTCGTAACATAAACGGGACGGCGGTCTTATACGCCGATAAAACGACGGATTCGATGGAAAAGGCCATCGGAGAAACGCGTCGTCGTCGTACGATTCAGGAAGAGCATAATAGGAAATACAGAATTTCTCCGAAAACGATTTCGAAGGAAATAAACGACATGATCGATCGGGAGCAAAAAGAATATACCTTAGAAGAGGCGGCGTTAGAGAGTATCGAGAAGCAATTTAAAGAAAAGAATTTTTCTTCCAAAGAGGAACTAAAAGAACGCCTTCGAGAGGAAATGCTTAAAGCCGCGAAAGAGTTGGACTTCGAGCGCGCCGCAATGCTCCGAGATAAAATGCTCTCTTTGAAAGTGTAA
- a CDS encoding ATP-binding protein, which translates to MSFSLGEIEARIRDLLANGLVGNSQDFHAWIRMDVIRRFREDPKIHPDWIPQILDTLVASKDAIRGKFDPREYSLSPDSALHKKIVKKEDYVFLGKTEFQPMQYVRSRLETFLRENGVNEDLIVDLTIGSIEAVENAVKYGDGGTVEVSYGIERNGLFKIRLVNNLRDLNIEEDIERGKFSSTATLMRGMMVMQKLFDKMDLEILEERKQALFMAEKKLS; encoded by the coding sequence ATGTCCTTTTCCCTAGGAGAGATCGAGGCCCGAATACGGGATCTCCTAGCAAACGGTTTAGTAGGAAATTCCCAGGATTTCCACGCCTGGATCCGAATGGATGTCATTCGACGATTCCGAGAAGATCCTAAAATCCACCCGGACTGGATTCCCCAAATTCTTGATACCTTGGTCGCTTCCAAGGACGCAATCAGAGGAAAATTCGATCCGAGAGAATATTCACTTTCTCCCGATTCTGCTTTGCACAAAAAAATCGTTAAAAAAGAAGATTACGTCTTTCTCGGAAAAACGGAGTTCCAGCCTATGCAGTATGTTCGAAGCAGGCTCGAGACTTTTCTGCGCGAAAACGGAGTTAACGAAGATTTGATCGTCGATCTCACGATCGGATCGATCGAAGCCGTCGAAAATGCCGTGAAATACGGAGACGGAGGAACGGTAGAAGTCTCTTATGGAATAGAGAGGAACGGGCTTTTTAAAATTCGACTGGTCAACAACCTTAGAGACTTGAATATCGAAGAAGATATCGAAAGAGGAAAATTCTCTTCCACTGCGACTCTGATGCGCGGTATGATGGTAATGCAAAAGCTATTTGATAAAATGGATCTAGAAATTTTAGAGGAACGCAAGCAAGCTCTCTTTATGGCCGAGAAAAAACTTTCTTAG
- a CDS encoding tRNA (cytidine(34)-2'-O)-methyltransferase, translating to MALRIALYRPEIPPNTGNIARLCVALGAELHIVGEAAFELSEKAARRAGLDYWDKVKLTQHSTWEEFRSGLPPRSDLYLISTKGVTSYTKPNYGPDDTLLFGNETSGLPSEITKSVDADRVIRIPMEEDCRCLNLSNAVAIVAYEVLRQVRKW from the coding sequence ATGGCTCTCCGGATCGCTTTGTACCGGCCGGAGATTCCGCCTAACACCGGCAATATAGCTAGGCTCTGTGTTGCGTTGGGAGCGGAACTGCATATTGTCGGAGAAGCTGCGTTCGAACTTTCCGAAAAGGCCGCGAGACGTGCAGGATTGGATTATTGGGATAAGGTAAAACTGACTCAGCATTCCACTTGGGAAGAGTTTCGTTCGGGCCTTCCACCGAGATCGGACCTTTATTTAATTTCCACAAAGGGAGTGACTTCCTACACGAAGCCGAATTACGGGCCGGATGATACGCTCCTATTCGGTAATGAAACCTCCGGACTTCCCTCCGAAATTACGAAATCCGTCGACGCGGATCGTGTGATTCGAATTCCCATGGAAGAAGATTGCAGATGTCTAAACTTGAGTAATGCCGTCGCAATCGTAGCTTACGAAGTCTTGCGACAAGTGAGAAAATGGTAA
- a CDS encoding S1 RNA-binding domain-containing protein — MKDSQKELFEKLLDESFRKKGALEPGAKVTAIVSSAKSDYIFIKAKGTGISGIVLAEEFPEAPKPGQEFEAYFLRESSGDQYFTTCLLGDSLEKDLISVAQASEIPVLAHIVGENESGVEVKLGEVTGFCPFSQLDSDLRKQGNVAGKYVRFLIVEVGAKGKVVVSQKKIADKEKEAKISVLKGELKPGMFVTCRVKSVHTFGLIVEADGLTALVPASEATFKKNTDLTLDFHPGQVLHAKVLKLDWEENKHSFTVKDFLKDPWAQNVPFKEGDLVSGVVDSIKPFGLFVKLNENFSGLVPNRESGILNRVPLSQIFKPGDKVDAFVMEVNLSKRQISLSLTKAKEVQDRLNYSGYLTEETSSTGSFGAILAKSLSKGQKKG; from the coding sequence ATGAAAGACTCCCAGAAAGAATTATTCGAAAAACTTTTGGATGAAAGCTTCCGCAAGAAAGGTGCGCTTGAGCCGGGTGCAAAAGTAACCGCAATCGTAAGCAGCGCAAAATCAGATTATATTTTTATAAAGGCAAAGGGGACGGGAATTTCCGGAATCGTTCTCGCGGAGGAATTTCCCGAAGCTCCTAAACCGGGTCAAGAGTTCGAGGCGTATTTTCTCCGAGAGTCTTCCGGGGATCAATACTTTACGACTTGTTTGCTTGGAGATTCCTTGGAAAAGGATTTAATCTCCGTCGCTCAAGCTTCCGAAATCCCGGTACTTGCGCATATCGTAGGTGAAAACGAATCCGGCGTCGAAGTTAAGTTAGGTGAAGTTACCGGATTTTGTCCATTTTCGCAATTGGATTCGGATCTACGTAAGCAAGGAAATGTAGCCGGAAAATATGTTCGCTTTCTTATCGTAGAAGTCGGAGCGAAGGGTAAGGTAGTAGTTTCCCAGAAAAAAATCGCCGATAAAGAGAAAGAAGCCAAGATATCCGTGTTAAAAGGGGAATTGAAACCCGGAATGTTCGTAACGTGCAGGGTTAAATCCGTTCACACGTTCGGATTGATTGTGGAAGCGGACGGATTGACTGCTCTTGTTCCGGCATCGGAAGCGACTTTCAAAAAAAATACTGATTTGACTTTGGATTTTCACCCAGGGCAGGTACTTCACGCCAAAGTGTTAAAGCTGGATTGGGAAGAAAACAAACATAGCTTTACGGTTAAGGATTTTTTAAAGGATCCTTGGGCTCAGAACGTTCCGTTTAAGGAAGGGGACCTCGTTTCCGGCGTCGTGGATAGCATTAAGCCTTTCGGATTGTTCGTCAAACTAAACGAGAATTTCTCCGGTCTAGTTCCGAATCGGGAAAGCGGAATTTTAAATCGTGTTCCTTTATCGCAAATTTTCAAACCGGGCGACAAGGTGGATGCGTTTGTGATGGAAGTGAATTTATCGAAACGACAAATTTCTTTATCTCTGACCAAGGCAAAAGAAGTGCAGGATCGATTGAATTATAGCGGTTACTTGACCGAAGAAACTTCCTCGACCGGATCCTTCGGCGCGATCTTAGCTAAGTCTTTAAGCAAAGGACAAAAGAAAGGTTAG
- a CDS encoding histidine kinase codes for MGQEIRDISDNIRLTVENGRILSLKTHRMTRSVEEHIQEAIELILDKVTYPTLVPTIYTIVKELSINACKANQKRIFFEEKGYDLTDATQYIKGVSEYRQLFSESMAEEFGQKAKKKGYYCLISFDYSMDGIRIEVINNTPVTPQEEKSLREKLEKGMQYADIAQFYMDNADNTEGAGLGLALILIMLKGEGIDPSFFRIGIRKESTIARLEIPLTTNFKSARDKDFSRI; via the coding sequence ATGGGTCAGGAAATCCGGGATATATCCGATAATATCCGGCTTACGGTAGAGAACGGAAGAATTCTATCCCTCAAAACACATAGGATGACTCGATCCGTGGAAGAGCATATCCAGGAAGCAATCGAATTAATCCTGGACAAAGTTACGTATCCCACGCTCGTCCCTACGATTTATACTATCGTTAAAGAGTTATCGATCAACGCCTGTAAGGCAAACCAAAAAAGAATTTTCTTCGAGGAAAAAGGATACGATCTAACGGATGCTACCCAGTACATCAAAGGGGTTTCGGAATACCGACAATTATTTTCCGAAAGCATGGCGGAAGAGTTCGGTCAGAAAGCGAAAAAGAAAGGATATTACTGTTTGATCAGTTTCGATTATTCCATGGACGGAATTCGTATCGAAGTGATCAATAATACGCCCGTTACTCCGCAGGAAGAAAAATCCCTAAGAGAAAAACTCGAAAAGGGAATGCAGTATGCTGACATAGCGCAATTTTATATGGATAATGCGGATAATACCGAAGGCGCGGGATTAGGATTGGCTTTGATTCTAATTATGTTAAAAGGGGAAGGAATCGACCCTTCTTTCTTCCGCATAGGAATCCGAAAAGAATCGACGATTGCTCGACTGGAAATTCCCCTGACTACAAACTTCAAGTCCGCTCGCGACAAGGATTTCTCGCGCATATAA
- a CDS encoding glycosyltransferase family 2 protein, which produces MPLPISACIITLNEEDNISRCLASLKFVDEIIVLDSGSSDRTAELAKSFGAKIVHREFDDYVTQKNHVVSLAKNSWILSVDADEEISTKLENEIREILGGREPEEDGFLIPRLTMYMGEWVRHGGWYPNYRVRLFKKSKGRFVGGKVHESVRLEGKKRKLKNPVLHYSYQNLYDHVNFINRYSELAATEKFAKGKRTGLLFAFLRASYKSFWMYFVRCGFLDGRRGFILAIMGFYYNFLKYTKILEMTLAEKDRKRREN; this is translated from the coding sequence ATGCCCCTACCGATTTCCGCCTGCATCATAACATTAAACGAAGAGGATAATATTTCTCGCTGCCTCGCATCTTTAAAATTCGTGGATGAGATTATCGTTCTAGATTCGGGTTCGAGTGATAGAACCGCAGAGCTGGCAAAATCCTTCGGCGCCAAAATAGTCCATCGCGAATTCGACGATTACGTAACTCAAAAAAATCACGTTGTATCATTAGCCAAGAATAGCTGGATTTTGAGCGTCGATGCCGACGAAGAAATATCGACCAAGCTGGAAAATGAAATCCGAGAGATATTAGGAGGAAGAGAACCTGAAGAAGACGGATTTCTCATTCCTAGACTTACCATGTATATGGGAGAATGGGTTCGTCACGGCGGTTGGTATCCTAACTATCGAGTTCGCTTATTTAAAAAATCCAAGGGTAGATTTGTCGGCGGAAAAGTTCATGAATCGGTTCGTTTGGAAGGGAAAAAAAGAAAATTAAAAAATCCGGTACTGCATTACTCTTATCAAAACCTGTATGATCATGTGAATTTTATAAATCGATATTCCGAACTTGCGGCGACGGAAAAGTTCGCTAAAGGAAAACGCACGGGTCTTCTCTTCGCCTTTTTAAGGGCTTCTTATAAATCTTTCTGGATGTATTTCGTTCGCTGCGGGTTTTTGGACGGGCGGCGAGGCTTTATCCTTGCAATCATGGGATTTTATTACAATTTTTTAAAGTATACTAAGATATTAGAAATGACTTTAGCCGAAAAGGATCGAAAGCGACGCGAGAATTAA